The Oncorhynchus gorbuscha isolate QuinsamMale2020 ecotype Even-year linkage group LG06, OgorEven_v1.0, whole genome shotgun sequence sequence catacagtagatggtatcgagtacagtatatacatatgagatgagtgtgtagacaaagtaaacaaagtggcatagttaaagtggctagtgatacatgtgttacataaggatgcagtcgatgttgtagagtacagtatatacatatgcatatgagatgaataatgtagggtaagtaacattatataaggtagcattgtttaaagtggctagtgatatatttacatcatttcccatcaattcccattattaaaatggctggagttgggtcagtgtcaatgacagtgtgttggcagcagccactcaatgttagtggtggttgtttaacagtctgatggccttgagatagaagctgtttttcagtctctcggtcccagctttgatgcacctgtactgacctcgccttctggatgatagcagggtgaacaggcagtggttcgggtggttgatgtccttgatgatctttatggccttcctgtaacaacgggtggtgtaggtgtcctggagggcaggtagtttgcccccggtgatgcgttgtgcagtcctcactaccctctggagagccttacggttgagggcggagcagttgccgtaccaggcggtgatacagcccgccaggatgctctcgattgtgcatctgtagaagtttgtgagtgcttttggtgacaagccaaatttcttcagcctcctgaggttgaataggcgctgctgcgccttcttcacgacgctgtcagtgtgagtggaccaattcagtttgtctgtgatgtgtatgccgaggaacttaactagctaccctctccactactgttccatcgatgtggataggggggtgttccctctgctgtttcctgaagtccacaatcatctccttagttttgttgacgttgaatgtgaggttattttcctgacaccacactccaagggccctcacctcctccctgtaggccgtctcgtcgttgttggtaatcaagcctaccactgttgtgtcgtccgcaaacttgatgattgagttggaggcgtgcgtggccacgcagtcgtgggtgaacagggagtacaggagagggctcagaacgcacccttgtggggcccccgtgttgaggatcagcggggaggagatgttgttgcctaccctcaccacctggggcggcccgtcaggaagtccagtacccagttgcacagggcggggtcgagacccagggtctcgagcttgatggcgagcttggagggtactatggtgttgaatgccgagctgtagtcgatgaacagcattctcacataggtattcctcttgtccaggtgggttagggcagtgtgcagtgtggttgagattgcatcgtctgtggacctatttgggcggtaagcaaattggagtgggtctagggtgtcaggtagggtggaggtgatatggtccttgactagtctctcaaagcacttcatgatgacggaagtgagtgctacggggcagtagtcgtttagctcagttaccttagctttcttgggaacaggaacaatggtggtcctcttgaagcatgtgggaacagcagactggtatagggattgattgaatatgtccgtaaacacaccggccagctggtctgcgcatgctcggagggcgcggctggggatgccgtctgggcctgcagccttgcgagggttaacacgtttaaatgtcttactcacctcggctgcagtgaaggagagactgcatgtttccgttgcaggccgtgtcagtggcactgtattgtcctcaaagcgggcaaaaagttatttagtctgcctgggagcaagacatcctggtccgtgactgggctggatttcatcttgtagtccgtgattgactgtagaccctgccacatgcctcttgtgtctgagccattgaattgagattccactttgtctctgtactgacgcttagcttgtttgatagccttatggagggaatagctgcactgtttgtattcagtcatgttgccagacaccttgccctgattaaaagcagtggttcgcgctttcagtttcacgcgaatgctgccatcaatccacggtttctggttagggaatgtttttatcgttgctatgggaacgacatcttcgacgcacgttctaatgaactcgcacaccgaatcagcgtattcgtcaatattcccatctgacgcaatacgaaacatgtcccagtccacgtgatggaagcagtcttggagtgtagagtcagcttgttctgaccagcgttggacagacctcagcgtgggagcctcttgttttaatttctgtctgtaggcagggatcagcaaaatggagtcgtggtcagcttttccgaaagggggcggggcagggccttatatgcgtcgcggaagttagagtaacaatgatccaaggttttaccacccctggttgcgcaatcgatatgctgataaaatttagggagtcttgttttcagattggctttgttaaaatccccagctacaatgaatgcagcctccggataaatgttttccagtttgcaaagagttaaataaagttcgttcagagccatcgatgtgtctgcttgggggggatatatacggctgtgattataatcgaagagaattctcttggaagataatgcggtctacatttgattgtgaggaattctaaatcaggtgaacagaaggattggagttcctgtatgtttccttcatcacaccatgtcccgttagtcatgaggcatacgcccccgccactcttcttaccagagagatgtttgtttgtcggcgcgatgcgtggagaaacccgttggctgcaccgccctggatagcgttttcccagtaagccatgtctccgtaaagcaaagaacgttgcagtctctgatgtccctctggaatgccacccttgctcggatttcatcaaccttgttgtcgagagactggacattggcaagaagaatactgggaagtggtgcgcgatgtgccctttttcggagtctgaccagaacaccgccgcgtttccctctttttcggagtcgtttccttgggtcgctgcatgcgatccattccgttgtcctgtttgtaaggcagaacacaggatccgcgtcgcggaaaacatattcttggtcgtactgatggtgagttgacgctgatcttatattcagtagttcttctcgactgtatgtaatgaaacctaagatgacctggggtactaatgtaagaaataacacgtaaaaaacaaaaaactgcatagtttcctaggaacgcgaagcgaggcggccatctcagtcggcgccggaagtgctACTCTAATGTCTTGTAGATataaactgtctctgagcctgttagTATCAGTCCTCATGCTCCAATACTGTATGCCCAATGGTAAGGGAATGAACAGCTCGTGGCTGaggtgtgtggggtccttgatgatgctgtGGGACTTCCTCAGGCATTGTTTCAAGTAGATGTCCTCGATGGGTGGGAAcacggccccagtgatgtactggcctgtcttcaCCACATGCTGGAAGGTCGTGGACAGAGCAATTTGCTTGTCCCAGGCTGTGATGTAACCGGTCAGGACACTCGATGGTGCAGCAGTATTTGGAGAGGACCTGGGGTGGTATGCCAAATTTCATCAGCTGCCTTTGGAAATATTGACACgggtggtggtgttggtccatgtcaagtccttggtgatgtggatgccaaggaacttaaaattGCTGACTACtgcagtcctgttgatgtggatcgGGCATATTCCTGCCTCTGATTAATATAATCACTCATGTTGCACATAACTACACTCAAGGCTCAGCTGGATAAGGAGCTCACTATGGATCCCAGCAGCTTTTTGCAACTACCAAACCACTTCCTCTTGCCAAGAGACGACCTGGGGTAGTGTCAAAGATTTGTTTAACTCGCCTATGGCCAAAGCCTGGAATTTTAAAAGGGAGCAAATGAGTCAGAGGGGGCAGAGCCAAGCAggagctagcgagatcctattggtgcGTTGTAGCATGTATTAGCATTTTTctgttagggaacgcctactctgaagTGCACGTGTGAAATAACTCAACGTGCACTACTTCtaaactattttttttttaacctttggaAAAAGGTCAAATCTACTAAACTTAGTCCACCCTGTTTGATTATAGTTTTGAGAACAGAAAACTATTGACGTTTCATCGTTGAGTAAATTGGCATTATGTCGGCCAAAATCCACCTGGCTCCATCTTCCACTGCcgaccactgggcttcctctcactatatttggtagtgagtggaaacgtcAACCGGATGCTTCACACATCCAATCGGTGAAATATCTGGCTCATTGCTCCATCTGTGGTAATGTGCTTGCCCTCTAACAGGTTTGCAAATTCAAACCCCACTCCAACTGTTGCACCGCTGTAGCTAACTTTACACTGGTGGGAGCGGTGGATAATCCCAGCCTTTTAGTgtgtccctctccttccctgacCATGTGACTATGGGTGTAATGTTGATGGGAATGCAATAGCTAGTTTGCGAACAGCCATTTACCTTTCAGACAACGACTGTCGTTTCGTGAATAGCAGTCTGGTGTCTTGCAGCAGAATACAAAAAGAGTTCGGTGAAAACTTCTATCCTGTCCAGTTATTGGAGCGTAAACTTGCATGAGAAATGCGGTAGGAAGATGGCATTTCCCACATTCTAACTCAGGAAGACCTGGGATGTCCAACTGACTCAACCATGCAGGTTTGCCTCCAACTTTGCTGGGGAACTGATGACTCTGTAGTTGCCAGTTTTCGGCCTCCTCCAAAAAGCCAAGAGCAACCCCTGTTTCTGCCATAGTGTTAATTTGATCGTACTCTTTCAATCGCTGGCTAGCTGTCTGTCACGACAAATTCCAACGTGCGTCACTGTTGTCGCTTTTAAATATATCCGGAGTGGAACAGTACTTTTTGGAGGCAACCGTTCCGTGTAATTCGCGCTCCTGCCATATCGCCTATTTGCAATTAAAACACTAGAGAGGGAACAGTGTGATGACCTTATTATAGTTGAAGAGTTCAATCGAATAAATTAACACCTTAAAAATCAGTCTCCTGGGACTGATGGTATATCTGTTGAGTTTTACAAACGTTTTATCAACAGTTAGCCCCATTTCTGTTGGAGGTCTTTTCTAAAAGCATTGCAAATAATGCTCTCCCAGTTTGACTCGAAGGTCTGATTACATTAATACCTAAGCCCAATAAATATTTGCTTCTCGACAATTGGCGTCCAATCTGTCTGCTCAATAACGACTACAAAATATGAGCCTCTATATTTGCAAAAAGAAGGAAGGCAATGTTGGGCTCAATTAAAGAAGATACCCAatatggcttcatgaggaatagACATATATCTAATAATATCCGACTGGTGTTAGACCTTATTAACTATTCTGATCTAAACTTCCATGATAGCTTCATTGTATTCTTAAACTTTTTTATAAAGCCTTCATACGGTGGAACTTGAGTTTCTATTTCTCTCCTTTGAGAAATTTGGTTTGGGGGAATTATTTTGTAGCACTATTAAAATTATTTATATGAATGGGACCAGTTCCGTTAAATGAAAGCATGGCACTTTTCCTAGATTTGAAAAGAGGAATTAGGCAAGGATGCCCAATTTTGATTGACCTCTTACTTCCTCTTACTTGCAACCCAACTTCttacctgttttttttttaaatccagcgATATAAAATGGATATCTATTGTTGACAGATATTATCATGTGagtttgcagatgacaccacTCTATTTTTGAAAGATACCAGGGAtcgagagtcccatagggtggcgcacaattgtcccagcgttgcCCGGGTTAGGGGACAGTTTgcccggtgtaggccgtcattgtaaatacgaatttgttcttagaGATTTTCAATATAGCGTCTTTCATGTCACAGTCCACAAGATGGCAGACTTGAGCTACTGTATCATCGCTCGCCATTTCATCCGAGAGAAGTATTGTTGGTGAGATCAAACAGGCTGAGGGATACAATTGTAAGAATTGTGCCCAATTTATGTAACAATTTAACCATCAATAGTAGAGCATTGGAAACCATTGAACAGACCAAGCCTTATAAATTAGttcataaaaaaacaaacatttttgcaCAAAAATAATCCAATTCTACCACCGGCGTAGGATATTTGTGCAGTCTACGGGGGGCTTGCTTGTTGCTATTGGTCAATGGTGCAATGTTTTTTCTGACTCAGTGGTGTTTGATGATGTCATGTTGCTCACGAGTAGAAGGCTGATTTTTTTTTAGAGTCAAAGGGCTGAGTAGGTGAGTGGAGTGCAAACTACAACTTTCGAAAATATTCAGGAAATACATTTCTAATCCTACGGGGTGGAAACATTTTCATCTATTGGATTTATTGCTTGAGGAATTTATTTCTGTACAATGAGGGATTGACATCAAGGTGTCTACATCGTCTTTGTAGAAAGGCAAGACTTTTTCCAGCCATGGAACGCTACAGAATATAAGGGACAGTTTTTGTGAAAGTCCCGTTGATGTCAAATCTAGGAAACGAATGGTTTGGCGTAACTAGGATTAACTGGTTGCTGGACAGTTCCACAAGGCGATGCCACCCCAGGGCGACGGAGATTATAAACCTGTAGCGGTGTCGGCGGCGGTCCCACCGGTTCCTCCTCGGAGGGTTCGGAGCAGAGAGTCGTTTTCTGGCTCCAAGTGTCGGCCCGGTGGCGGAGAGCGCAAAGTGAAGTGTGTGCTTGTCGGTGACGGCGCAGTTGGGAAGACGAGCTTGATTGTCAGCTACACCACAAATGGATATCCAACTAAATATGTCCCAACTGCCTTTGATAATTTTTCAGGTAACTTGACAAATATGTGCCTTTTTAAATCGGGTAGACTATTAGGACCTGTTGTCGTCCTATTTGGGTTATGCAATTAATTGTTTTTATCTGGCACTTTTAACAGCATAGGTGTTACCTGAAAAACAGGTATTGTTCTCTATGAATTCTATATTTGAACTCAGCCTGATTTACaacaatctgttttttttttttttttgtcaactgTCTGCTGCCTTACATTGGCAACAGGAACACTATGGTAATTGTTATACTCAATAGTttgtccataacaacactattcTGGCCTTAAAAGTATTTAATTGCGTTGTGGTTACCaatttattctttgttatagtgGCTGATTTAAATGTATAATTTGTTATTTTTTTCTTTCAGTGGTCGTGGCAGTTGATGGCAAGCCAGTGAAACTGCAGCTTTGTGACACAGCAGGGCAGGTTTGTCATTCAAATACACCTATAGGACAGTTTCATATGATCGCTACAATCCTGGAAGTGTAAAGGATTCATAAAAAATAAACAAGTTGACCTTTTTGCTTTTCCTAAATGTCTCAAACGTCTTCTAACCCCCTAGGCAACTACACGTACGGAATGGGTTCAAATGGTCTACTAGTGTAGGGAAGATAAGGGATCTGTCTGTCTAAATTGATGCTCTACAGTAGTGTTTTTGTCCAGTCATGAGTCTGCACCAGAAATGAGCTTACTCAGATAAATACTGTCTTCCCCACATGTGAGGGGGTAACAGGCTTGGGGGGATTACAGAGAGGAAACTTTCTAAGTGTAATGAATTGAATCTGAGCCTGGAAAGGAAACACGAGATGGGTCTGTTtctgaggagcagagcaggctggAGAGAGTCCGAAGTGGAAAACAACCCAGGAACGCAGGcaaagagagatccagagcggTTCTgtctagacacagagagagtcccTGGCTGGAGGCTGAGCTCTGTGGGTTCATAGGTTTCTGCTTTGTCTCTTTGCAGAAAGAGCAGCGAGGCTCTGCGGCGATGGGCTTTTCATTAGACACCAATGATCTTTTCAATTGTTTTGAAATAATGTTTTACAAGACAATGCAAGCAATATCATAGTTATAACTTTGTTATAACATAGTTAAACCTAGGTTACATTGAAATATAATCAAGATGACATTTCCGTTTGCATTAATATTTTGCTTTCATGAAACAGCCCAAAATAATTGTGAAAGCACATGCGCCACCTGCCCGCCCAACCCCATGATGTGCTACAAATATGAGATAATGGCTGAGCCAATtcaacaaaataatatttattacCTTTTCAATGCTcaatgtcaccctgctcctctggGCATAACTGCGTCCATGTATTTAGCATACTAAGCATGCAGAAGACTGTCTGAATACCAAATACAGGATCCCTCACTGTCAATGTTTTAGTATTTAattgggatccccattagctgttgctgaagcagcagctactcttcctggggatgTTGTTGACCTCATTGGGTTTCTGATACCGCTAATTAACtcccagccaatcagaaatgATCTGGAGACCCTTTGCTGCTACCATCTGAGGAAGGAAATGCACTATTAAAATCTCATGAAACAATGGGTACACACAAGCTGGGTGTATcagagaaacagatgagagagtGATAGAATGCACTTTTGTCAATTAACAACTAAATATAATCTTAGTGGAATGCCACCGTTATCTTGCCTCCTATAGAACTAGATGTATTGGAGATATGCAAACGTAACATGAACGTTGTGTAATAAGTTTGCCAGATAAAATAGCAAAACACATATTAGCGAAGATAAGCACACACTTATACCTGATATAAATGATGTCATCGCTCCACTTGGGCTCTTTAACTGGTAATGTAAATTATGTCACTGCTCCATTCAGGGGCTCTTTAACTGGCAATGTACATTATGTCACTGTTCCATTCAGGGGCTATTTAACTGGTGATGTAAATTATGCCACTGCTCCATTCAGGGGCTCTTTAACCGGTAATATAAATTATGTCACTCCTCCACTCAGGAGCTCTTTATCTGGTAATGTAAATTATGTCACTGCTCCATTCAGGGGCTCTATAGCTGGTGATGTAAATTATGTCACTGCTCCATTCAGGGGCtctttaaaacctgttagggatgatgcaAATTTtctcagctttttgttaaaaatcgtgcaacatttcaaagtcctgctactcatgccaggaatatagtatatgcatatgataagtatgtgtgtatagaaaacactctcaagtctctaaaactggttaaatcgtgtctgtggctataacagaacatgtttaggagtaaaaatccctgggaaaactgttcaccaaaaacacaaaaaaaatattcatccgccagtcaatgtattgtttaAGGCGAGAGAAAATAGATGAGGATCCGATTTGAATCCCTATCCTTGGTGAGATGacgtataggcacttcctgtcttggggCGCACCGCAGGATGTTATGAAAGTGAAAACATagacgatgatttcaagacttgctgctatcgaatacagatcgccccatgaacaatttgatagattattaacgtttattaatacctaaagttggtttagaaaagtagtttcaagtgatttgtaaaagtttataggcaacttttgtcattttaaaaagtgacgttgcgtcttgtaaaggtgaattttcctggatcagactggccttcataaaatgacattttggctatacaatgaccgatttaatcgggaaaaagacccaattgtgatgtttatgggatatataggagtgccaacaaagaagcttgtcaaaggtaaggaatgttttacattttatttctgcgttttgtgtagcgccgtcTACCGCAAAATCTTTTGTTTAGGTGTCGTTCAGGTAttttggggggtgcatgctatcagataatagcttctcatgctttcgccgaaaagcattttacaaatctgacttggtggctagattcacaatgagtgtagctttaattcagtaccttgcatgtgtgttttaatgaaagtttgagttttatcgaaaactataggtggcgctctgaaatttccgctgattgatgTTCCTGCACAGGAACTCAATTCCGCATCATCCCTATAGCTGGTAATGTAAATTATGTCACTGCTCCACTCAGGGCTCTTTAACTGGTAATGTAAATTATGTCACTGCTCCATTCAGGGGCTCTATAGCTGGTGATATAAATTATGTCACTGCTCCACTCAGGGGCTCTATAGCTGGTGATGTAAATTATGTCACTGCTCCACTCAGGAGCTCTTTAACTGGTAATGTAAATTATGTCATTGCTCCACTCAGGAGCTCTTTAACTGGTAATGTAAATTATGTCACTGCTCCATTCAGGGGCTCTTTAGCTGGTGATGTAAATTATGTCACCACTCCACTCAGGGGCTCTTTAGCTGGTGATGTAAATTATGTCACTGCTCCATTCAGGGGCTCTTTAACTGGTAATGTAAATTATGTCACCACTCCATTCAGGGGCTCTTTAACTGGTGATGATTATGTCGCTGCTCCACTCAGGAGCTATTTAACTGGTAATGTAAATTATGTCACTGCTCCATTCAGGGGCTCTTTAACTGGTAATGTAAATTATGTCACTGCTCCATTCAGGGGCTCTTTAACTGGTGATGTAAATTATGCCACTGCTCCATTCAGGGGCTCTTTAACTGGTAATGTAAATTATGTCGCTGCTCCACTCAGGAGCTATTTAACTGGTAATGTAAATTATGTCACCACTCCACTCAGGGGCTCTTTAACTGGTAATGTAAATTATGCCACTGCTCCATTCAGGGGCTCTTTAACTGGTGATGGGGCTCTTTAACTGGTAATGTAAATTATGTCACCACTCCACTCAGGGGCTCTTTAGCTGGTGATGTAAATTATGTCACTGCTCCATTCAGGGGCTCTTTAACTGGTAATGTAAATTATGTCACTGCTCCATTCAGGGGCTCTTTAACTGGTAATGTAAATTATGTCACTGCTCCATTCAGGGGCTCTTTAACTGGTATTTAACATTGGCTCTTTAACTGTGATGTAAATTATGCCACTGCTCCATTCAGGGGCTCTTTAACTGGTAATGTAAATTATGTCACTGCTCCATTCAGGGGCTCTATAGTTGGTAATGTAAATTATGTCACTGCTCCATTCAGGGGCTATTTAACTGGTAATGTAAATTATGTCACTGCTCCATTCAGGGGCTATTTAACTGGTAATGTAAATTATGTCACTGCTCCATTCAGGGGCTATTTAACTGGTAATGTAAATTATGTCACTGCTCCATTCAGGGGCTATTTAACTGGTAATGTAAATTATGTCACTGCTCCATTCATAGGCTATTTAACTGGTaatgtaaattattatttttggtAATGTAAATTATGTCACTGCTCCATTCAGGGGCTATTTAACTGGTAATGTAAATTATGTCACTGCTCCATTCAGGGGATATTTAACTGGTAATGTAAATTATGTCACTGCTCCATTCAGGGGCTATTTAACTGGTAATGTAAATTATGTCACTGCTCCATTCAGGGGCTATTTAACTGGTAATGTAAATTATGCCACTGCTCCATTCAGGGGCCCTTTAACTGGTAATGTAAATTGATTTGTAAATGATGTGACCACTCCACTCAGGGACTCTTGCTGGTGATATAAATGATGTCACCACTCCACTCAGGGACTCTTGCTGGTGACATAAATGATGTCACCACTCCACTCAGGGGCTCTTTAACTGGTGATATAAATGATGTCACCGCTCCAGGGGCAGACAAAGTGTGGACTATGGTACATGGTCTTatgtatactaaacaaaaatataaagtgttgttttcatgagctgaaataaaaattcCCAGATATTTCCCATATGCACAAAATGTTTGTTTCTCTCTAATTTTGTGCACTAATTTGtttaaatccctgttagtgaccatttctcctttgccaagataaccttatgacatccagtagaaccaCTTTACTGCATCTAAAACAGGTGTTGCATTTCTCCTTTATCATGACATATCATGacgttgattaaacagcatgattatttcacaggtacaccttgtgctagggacaataaaaggccatatgcagttttgttacacaacacaatgccacagatgtctcacgttttgaggaagtgtgcaattggcatgatgactgcaggaatttctaccagagctgttgccagatatttaaatgttaatttctctaccataagctgcctccgtcatcttagagaatttggcagtccggcctcacaaccacagaccacgtgtaaccacgccagcccagtaCCTCCATATCCAGCTTCTTCGCCTGCAGGATCATTTGGGAGGGGGTTGctcaggagtatttctgtctttaataaagcccttttgtggggaaaaacttattctgattggctggacctggcttTCTAGTTGGTtggcctatgccctccaaggcccacccatggctgcacacCTTTCCagtcaaatccatagattagggcctcatttcTTCATATgagctgtaactcagtcaaatctttgaaattcttgcatgttgcgtttatattttatgTTCAGAGTAATTATTTAAATCTAATATAGTCATGTTCTAGCAATTTAACAATGCTCTTTCTCTACAATTTAGCTATTGGTAGTTTTTCTATTTAGCATTCATGCTAGTGTATTATATGCTGGTCGGCATGAACAGTACCTTCAGTACTAAATTGCATGTCAGTCAGCAACATTAGAGGAAATTCAAATCAACTGTAGGCTACGCTGAAAGAGCTGTCCCTAATCAGAACCGCTACGGCATGTCACGCTAACTGAAACTGATACAGGTGTCATGGGTTTTCAGGATGTGGACGCAGATTGTGTGTTCCTGCATGCCAGAGACACTTTGTCATGAGGCTGAGGGCGCCACTAGTTACAGACATGCACATGGTGACATAGCCAATGAGGGCAGGATTTTCCTTCTCTTGGCTATGATGATGCCCTTGCCAACCCTATACACTCTTGGAAAgaaagggttattcggctgtccccataagagaaccctttttggttccaggttgaacGCTTTTTGGTGTtcggtagaacccttttgggttccatgttgaaccctctgtggaaagggttctacctggaaccataaaaggttcttcaaaggattctcctatggggacagccaaataacccttttaggttctagatggcacctttttttctaagtgtaCTCAAAGACCTTTTCACAAGGAGGGCTATTGAGTTGAGCTTGCCCATTCTCGGTTCTGCTTGTTATCATGTGGTGTCAtgaacccccctctcctctccattcctccctgcaGGATGAGTTTGACAAGCTGCGTCCGCTCTGCTACACCAACGCAGACGTCTTCCTGCTGTGCTTCAGTGTCGTCAGCCCCTCCTCCTTCCAGAACATAACAGAGAAATGGGTGCCGGAGATTCGCCGGCACTGCCCGCAGGCGCCGGTGGTTCTGGTGGGCACCCAGTCAGACCTGCGGGAGGATGTTCATGTTCTGATTGAGCTGGCTAAGTACAAAGAGAGGCCAGTGGAGCCCCAGGAGGCCCAGCAGTGTGCCGATGACATGAGGGCCGTGTCATACATGGAGTGCTCCTCACTCACCCAGAAGAACCTCAAAGAGGTGTTTGACGCAGCCATTGTGGCCAGCATCCAGCACTCTGACAGTCAGCAGCAGCATCGACTGAAAAAACGGACTCCAGACAA is a genomic window containing:
- the LOC124038611 gene encoding rho-related GTP-binding protein RhoU-like, coding for MPPQGDGDYKPVAVSAAVPPVPPRRVRSRESFSGSKCRPGGGERKVKCVLVGDGAVGKTSLIVSYTTNGYPTKYVPTAFDNFSVVVAVDGKPVKLQLCDTAGQDEFDKLRPLCYTNADVFLLCFSVVSPSSFQNITEKWVPEIRRHCPQAPVVLVGTQSDLREDVHVLIELAKYKERPVEPQEAQQCADDMRAVSYMECSSLTQKNLKEVFDAAIVASIQHSDSQQQHRLKKRTPDKMKKLSKSWWKKYCCVV